A single genomic interval of Ignavibacteria bacterium harbors:
- the ruvA gene encoding Holliday junction branch migration protein RuvA yields the protein MISYIKGTLRNKHRNEILLDVNGVGYSVFVSKKVLESIPELNEEYSLITYLDVKENALTLYGFFDEKEREIFKLLISVSGISARTANTILYYATFEEIIGLINNRTSFATVKIPGIGPKKIDMISLALKDKIFKITNEALPDLSTRLEDMSANEQSRFDALNALMNLGYQRSDAEKIIREVLKSNQDTNLTTEEIIKQSLNYISK from the coding sequence ATGATTTCATATATAAAGGGTACGCTAAGGAATAAACACAGGAATGAAATATTACTGGATGTAAACGGTGTTGGATACAGCGTGTTTGTTTCGAAGAAAGTTCTTGAAAGCATACCTGAATTAAATGAAGAATATTCTTTAATTACTTATCTTGACGTCAAAGAGAATGCATTGACTCTTTACGGTTTCTTTGATGAAAAGGAAAGAGAAATTTTTAAACTACTTATTTCAGTAAGCGGAATAAGCGCCAGGACAGCGAACACAATATTATATTATGCAACCTTTGAAGAAATTATCGGACTGATTAACAACAGAACATCGTTTGCAACTGTAAAGATACCGGGAATAGGTCCGAAGAAAATTGATATGATTTCTTTGGCTTTAAAGGACAAAATATTTAAGATTACGAATGAAGCCCTTCCTGACCTGAGCACGCGGCTTGAGGACATGTCAGCAAACGAGCAGTCACGGTTTGATGCATTGAATGCGCTTATGAATCTTGGGTATCAGAGAAGCGATGCAGAAAAAATTATCAGAGAAGTATTGAAGAGCAATCAGGATACAAACTTGACGACAGAAGAAATAATAAAGCAATCTTTAAATTACATTTCAAAATAA
- the ruvC gene encoding crossover junction endodeoxyribonuclease RuvC: protein MRIIGIDPGSVITGVGVIEIKNGYYKVLNYDAIKMSSKTPMPIRLKSIYDFCLKKIKVYKPEQLAIETAFFGKNIQSTMKLGQVRGVVMVASLNSGVDVFEYSPREVKKSVTGNGSSTKQTVETYIKNILSLKVNRMLNDTSDALAIALCHHYNSDNKTSYKPNRKKTNWKDFIEKNPDKIYRRQT from the coding sequence ATGAGAATAATCGGTATTGACCCGGGCTCAGTAATAACCGGAGTCGGAGTAATTGAGATAAAGAACGGGTATTACAAAGTTTTAAATTATGATGCGATAAAAATGAGTTCAAAGACACCGATGCCGATAAGACTGAAATCAATATATGATTTCTGTCTTAAAAAAATAAAAGTTTATAAACCGGAACAACTTGCAATTGAGACTGCATTCTTCGGAAAGAATATTCAATCAACTATGAAACTCGGACAGGTACGTGGTGTAGTAATGGTAGCTTCGCTTAATTCGGGAGTAGATGTTTTTGAGTACTCACCAAGAGAGGTAAAGAAATCAGTTACGGGAAATGGCTCATCCACAAAGCAAACAGTGGAAACATACATTAAGAATATTTTATCTCTGAAAGTTAACAGAATGCTTAACGATACTTCAGATGCTCTCGCGATAGCCCTTTGCCATCATTACAATTCTGATAATAAAACCAGTTATAAACCTAACAGGAAGAAGACTAACTGGAAAGATTTTATTGAAAAGAATCCTGATAAGATTTACAGGAGGCAAACATGA
- the dnaK gene encoding molecular chaperone DnaK, whose protein sequence is MGKIIGIDLGTTNSCVAVMEGNDPVVIPNAEGMRTTPSVVAFSKTGERLVGDAAKRQAVTNPSNTIFSIKRFMGRRYDEVSSEISEVPYKVIRGDNDVARVEVEDKSTNQMRVYSPPEISAMVLQKMKKTAEDYLGQPVTEAVITVPAYFNDAQRQATKDAGKIAGLDVKRIINEPTAAALAYGLDKSKKNHKVAVYDLGGGTFDISILELGDGVFEVKSTNGDGHLGGDDFDQRLMDYLADEFQKKEGIDLRKDPMALQRLKEAAESAKKQLSSTPQTEVNLPYITATADGPKFLVETITRAKFESLVSDLVERTVGPCQKAIQDSGLSISDLDEVILVGGSTRIPAVQETVKRVFGREPHKGVNPDEVVAIGAAIQGGVLAGDVHDVLLLDVTPLSLGIETLGGVMTKLIEANTTIPSKKSQVFSTAADNQPSVEIHVLQGERPMAADNRTLGRFHLDGIPPSPRGIPQIEVTFDIDANGILNVAAKDLGTGKSQDIKITHSSGLTDKEIEKMKKDAKEHEAEDKQKKEEIDLKNQADAMVFQGEKQLKEFEGKLDQETRSKIQAAIDRLKEAVKTNNVSEMKSAMEQYNTVWNEASSKMYSQAKSQPGAEQGPNPGAGQQASGEPKKDDGNVENADFEVVDDKK, encoded by the coding sequence ATGGGAAAAATTATTGGAATCGACTTAGGCACTACTAACTCTTGCGTTGCTGTGATGGAAGGTAATGACCCGGTCGTCATACCTAATGCTGAAGGTATGAGAACTACTCCGTCTGTAGTTGCCTTTTCAAAGACGGGAGAAAGACTGGTTGGGGATGCGGCAAAGCGTCAGGCTGTTACGAATCCTTCAAATACAATCTTCTCTATTAAAAGATTTATGGGAAGAAGGTATGATGAGGTTTCTTCTGAAATCAGCGAAGTGCCTTATAAAGTCATTAGAGGCGATAATGATGTCGCGCGTGTTGAAGTTGAAGATAAATCTACTAATCAGATGAGAGTTTATTCTCCGCCTGAAATTTCTGCTATGGTTCTTCAGAAAATGAAGAAAACTGCAGAGGATTATCTCGGTCAACCCGTGACTGAAGCAGTCATCACCGTTCCCGCTTACTTCAACGATGCTCAAAGACAGGCAACTAAAGATGCAGGGAAGATTGCTGGTCTCGACGTAAAGAGAATCATTAATGAGCCGACCGCAGCCGCTCTTGCTTACGGTCTCGATAAAAGCAAGAAGAATCATAAAGTTGCTGTGTATGACCTTGGTGGAGGTACTTTTGATATTTCTATTCTCGAACTCGGTGACGGTGTATTTGAAGTTAAGTCAACAAACGGTGACGGACATCTTGGCGGTGACGACTTCGACCAGAGACTTATGGATTATCTTGCCGATGAGTTTCAGAAGAAAGAAGGTATTGATTTAAGAAAAGACCCGATGGCTTTGCAAAGACTTAAAGAAGCAGCTGAAAGCGCCAAGAAGCAGCTTTCTTCAACTCCGCAGACTGAAGTGAATCTTCCGTATATAACTGCAACTGCCGATGGTCCGAAGTTTCTTGTTGAAACTATCACTCGTGCAAAGTTTGAATCACTTGTAAGCGACCTCGTTGAAAGAACTGTCGGTCCTTGCCAGAAGGCAATTCAGGATTCAGGACTCAGCATTAGCGATTTGGATGAAGTCATTCTTGTCGGTGGTTCAACACGTATTCCTGCCGTTCAGGAAACAGTCAAGCGTGTCTTCGGAAGAGAGCCGCACAAAGGCGTAAATCCCGATGAAGTTGTAGCAATCGGTGCCGCAATTCAGGGCGGTGTTCTTGCGGGTGATGTTCACGATGTTCTCCTGCTCGACGTAACTCCGCTTTCACTCGGTATTGAAACTCTTGGGGGTGTTATGACAAAACTTATTGAAGCGAATACTACAATTCCTTCAAAGAAGTCACAGGTCTTCTCGACAGCAGCCGACAATCAGCCGTCTGTTGAAATTCACGTCCTTCAGGGCGAACGTCCGATGGCAGCCGATAACAGAACACTCGGAAGGTTTCATCTTGATGGAATTCCTCCTTCACCTCGCGGTATTCCGCAGATTGAAGTCACGTTTGATATTGATGCCAACGGTATTCTCAATGTCGCCGCAAAAGACCTCGGCACTGGCAAGTCGCAGGATATCAAGATTACTCATTCATCCGGCTTGACCGATAAGGAAATTGAAAAAATGAAGAAAGATGCAAAGGAACACGAAGCAGAAGATAAGCAGAAGAAAGAAGAAATTGATTTGAAGAATCAGGCAGACGCTATGGTATTTCAGGGCGAAAAGCAGCTCAAAGAATTCGAGGGTAAGCTCGATCAGGAAACACGCTCAAAGATTCAGGCAGCTATTGATAGACTGAAAGAAGCAGTGAAAACAAATAACGTTTCAGAAATGAAATCTGCAATGGAGCAGTATAACACAGTCTGGAACGAAGCTTCTTCAAAGATGTACTCACAGGCAAAATCGCAGCCCGGTGCTGAGCAGGGACCAAATCCCGGTGCAGGTCAGCAGGCAAGTGGCGAGCCGAAAAAAGATGATGGCAACGTAGAAAACGCCGACTTCGAAGTCGTTGACGATAAGAAGTAA
- a CDS encoding Hsp20/alpha crystallin family protein — protein sequence MNLIKFKRENDLFDNAFKSIFDSPFFKSEINDATSFRPRTRITEDKDNFHINLEMPGIPKENVKIEVENNLLSVKGEKKVENKSEETNLVMNEIVYGEFCRTFNISKDIKVDDIQAEFKDGLLIVTLPKVEEAKPVVKEIKVK from the coding sequence ATGAACTTAATCAAATTTAAAAGAGAAAATGATTTATTTGACAATGCTTTCAAATCAATCTTTGATTCACCGTTCTTTAAGTCTGAAATAAATGATGCTACAAGTTTCAGACCGAGAACCAGAATTACTGAGGATAAAGATAATTTCCATATCAATCTTGAAATGCCCGGTATTCCGAAGGAAAACGTAAAGATTGAAGTTGAAAACAATCTGTTATCGGTTAAAGGTGAAAAGAAAGTCGAAAATAAGAGTGAAGAGACGAACCTTGTGATGAATGAAATAGTTTATGGTGAGTTTTGCAGAACCTTCAATATATCAAAAGATATTAAGGTTGATGATATTCAGGCAGAATTTAAAGACGGTTTGCTTATCGTTACTTTGCCAAAAGTTGAAGAAGCAAAACCCGTTGTTAAAGAAATAAAAGTGAAGTAA
- a CDS encoding exo-alpha-sialidase, with translation MKELIYTLVFLSLVSSVNAQWQPDVRLTISGDSYTSYNNAWCIASSGSFVHVVMSSMRNNTNPEIYYKRSTDSGISWSADIRLSDNNSAFSSYPTVAVSGSFVHVIWVDERDGGREIYYKLSTNAGLSWGSDTRLTNNQYGSLYPSLAVFGSVVHVVWTRLNGSGRKEIYYKRSLEGGLIWEEEINLTNNPDIMTGDASIAISGSIVHVVWNDYRDGNLEIYYRSSTNAGSTWGAVTRLTNDPSTSLYPCISIFGSVVHVVWQDNRDGNLEIYCKRSTDGGISWGADTRLTNNTAGSVYSSIAVSSSVVHVVWQDNRDGNLEIYCKRSTDGGISWGADTRLTNNTGSSEYSSVAVSGSVVHVVWSDDRDGHYEIFYKRNPTGNTIGIQNISSDIPDKFSLLQNHPNPFNPMTKIRFDIANGFPVITSGNEKVVLKVYNVMGREVQTLVDERLQPGTYETSFDGSVLNSGVYFYKLISYGYSETKKMLLIK, from the coding sequence ATGAAAGAACTTATTTACACATTAGTATTTTTATCACTTGTAAGTTCTGTAAATGCACAATGGCAGCCGGATGTGCGTCTGACAATATCAGGGGATTCTTACACATCTTATAATAATGCGTGGTGTATAGCATCAAGTGGTTCATTTGTTCATGTTGTTATGTCTAGCATGCGAAATAATACCAACCCGGAAATATACTATAAACGCTCAACAGACTCAGGTATAAGTTGGAGTGCAGATATACGGCTTTCGGATAATAATTCTGCGTTTTCTTCGTATCCTACTGTTGCAGTATCCGGATCATTTGTTCATGTTATATGGGTAGACGAGCGTGATGGGGGAAGAGAAATATACTATAAACTATCTACAAACGCAGGTTTAAGTTGGGGATCAGATACGCGTCTGACTAATAATCAGTATGGATCACTTTATCCATCTCTCGCAGTTTTCGGCTCGGTTGTGCATGTAGTATGGACACGCTTGAATGGATCGGGGAGGAAGGAGATATACTATAAACGTTCGTTAGAAGGAGGTTTAATTTGGGAAGAAGAAATAAATCTGACGAATAACCCAGATATTATGACAGGCGATGCTTCGATTGCAATATCAGGCTCAATTGTCCATGTTGTGTGGAATGACTATCGTGACGGGAACTTAGAAATATACTATAGAAGTTCAACAAACGCAGGCTCAACATGGGGAGCAGTTACACGTCTGACAAATGATCCTTCTACCTCATTATATCCTTGTATCTCAATATTTGGCTCTGTTGTGCATGTTGTTTGGCAGGACAATCGTGACGGGAATCTGGAGATATATTGTAAACGCTCAACCGATGGAGGTATAAGCTGGGGTGCAGATACACGTCTAACCAATAACACCGCAGGTTCAGTATATTCTTCAATTGCAGTATCGAGCTCTGTTGTGCATGTTGTTTGGCAGGACAATCGTGACGGGAATCTGGAGATATATTGTAAACGCTCAACCGATGGAGGTATAAGCTGGGGTGCAGATACACGTCTAACCAATAACACCGGAAGTTCAGAATATTCTTCAGTTGCAGTATCGGGCTCTGTTGTGCATGTTGTTTGGTCGGACGATCGTGACGGACACTACGAGATATTTTACAAACGCAACCCTACTGGGAATACTATCGGAATACAAAACATCAGTTCGGACATACCAGATAAGTTTTCATTATTGCAAAACCATCCAAACCCATTCAATCCAATGACAAAGATAAGATTTGACATTGCAAATGGATTCCCTGTAATAACATCAGGAAATGAAAAGGTGGTGTTGAAGGTTTATAACGTGATGGGCAGGGAAGTCCAAACACTTGTGGATGAAAGGTTGCAGCCCGGAACTTATGAAACATCGTTTGATGGCTCTGTACTTAACAGTGGTGTTTATTTTTATAAGTTGATTAGTTATGGTTATAGTGAAACAAAGAAGATGTTACTTATTAAATGA
- a CDS encoding YebC/PmpR family DNA-binding transcriptional regulator — protein MSGHSKWATIKRKKAATDSARGRVFTKIIKEITIAARDGGGDPAGNPRLRLAIQSAKSNNMPQDNITRAIKKGTGELEGVRYEEINYEAYAPHGIAVIIQSVTDNRNRTVAELRHLISKHNGNLGESGSVAWMFERKGVVMIEKSTHTEDDVMEIILDVGADDLKTEEETFEVISSIENLEPVRKALEEKGYKIESAGMQYVPKDLVSLDESKSADVIKFLEILEEHDDVQNLFTNADLH, from the coding sequence ATGTCCGGACACTCTAAATGGGCCACCATCAAAAGGAAAAAAGCTGCAACAGATTCAGCAAGAGGAAGAGTATTCACAAAAATCATAAAGGAAATAACTATAGCCGCAAGAGACGGCGGGGGTGATCCTGCGGGCAATCCCAGACTGAGGCTTGCTATACAAAGTGCCAAGTCAAACAACATGCCTCAGGATAACATAACAAGAGCCATCAAAAAAGGGACAGGAGAGCTCGAAGGTGTAAGATACGAAGAAATAAACTACGAAGCATACGCTCCTCATGGAATAGCTGTGATAATACAAAGTGTTACAGACAACAGAAACAGAACAGTTGCAGAGCTCCGCCACCTGATATCGAAGCACAACGGTAATTTAGGAGAATCGGGTTCGGTAGCCTGGATGTTTGAAAGGAAAGGTGTTGTTATGATTGAAAAAAGTACACATACAGAAGATGATGTAATGGAGATAATACTTGATGTTGGTGCCGATGATTTAAAAACGGAAGAGGAAACGTTTGAAGTAATATCATCCATTGAAAATCTTGAACCTGTCCGGAAGGCATTAGAAGAGAAAGGATACAAGATAGAATCCGCCGGCATGCAATATGTCCCGAAAGATTTAGTATCGCTGGATGAATCAAAATCAGCGGATGTGATTAAGTTTTTGGAAATACTTGAAGAGCATGATGATGTGCAGAATCTTTTTACAAATGCTGATTTACATTAA
- a CDS encoding amidohydrolase family protein produces MKIIDGHVHIGRWSDVFLNYESTVEQAAIVMKESGISSAVAMPCDTFENEKLLNDILNQKGFTFHFACWINPDDKNLDTFIDKNSSYIKCFKIHPSFQRKNVLDKSYQKYLDVAVDLKVPVIVHCGRWKEVASYDFPITLSKQRPDLNVILAHLGGDQPALCTGCAKSVKESGAENIYLGTESVREFYFVNQVVKTVGADKVIFGSDYNLGLPKMYIPIVESLDISDEEKELIFYGNISRLLNIG; encoded by the coding sequence ATGAAAATTATTGACGGACACGTACATATAGGTAGATGGAGTGATGTTTTTCTGAATTATGAATCTACTGTCGAACAAGCGGCGATTGTAATGAAAGAGTCCGGCATATCATCAGCTGTTGCTATGCCCTGCGATACTTTCGAAAACGAAAAACTTTTAAATGATATTCTGAATCAAAAGGGATTTACTTTCCATTTTGCCTGTTGGATAAATCCTGATGATAAAAACCTCGATACATTTATTGATAAAAACAGCAGTTACATAAAATGTTTTAAAATCCATCCCTCATTCCAAAGAAAGAATGTTCTTGATAAGTCTTATCAGAAATACTTGGATGTTGCTGTTGATTTGAAGGTACCCGTTATCGTTCATTGCGGCAGATGGAAAGAAGTTGCAAGTTATGATTTTCCAATAACACTATCTAAACAAAGACCTGACTTGAATGTTATCCTTGCACATCTAGGCGGCGACCAGCCCGCTTTGTGTACAGGCTGCGCTAAAAGCGTTAAAGAAAGTGGTGCTGAAAACATTTATCTCGGAACAGAATCAGTTCGTGAGTTCTATTTCGTTAATCAGGTTGTTAAAACTGTCGGCGCCGATAAAGTAATATTCGGAAGTGATTATAACCTCGGACTGCCAAAAATGTATATTCCTATAGTTGAAAGTCTTGATATTTCTGATGAAGAAAAAGAATTGATTTTCTATGGTAATATCTCTCGGCTTTTAAATATTGGGTAA
- a CDS encoding oligosaccharide flippase family protein: MSGKNIKELFSQTTIYGIGLLANKAISFVLLPLYTFYFSPSELGAYNIVQSLWMFIILFYLFGQETSFIKLFIDGKNEIEKKSIYSTTLIMLTASSLLFSLVLYLLSGSITSLLEFEDPVKGLMYIKILSLILFTDALFRFPLLLLRAELKAAQYLFLTLLSLAVNVTFNFIFIISYGLGVEAIFYSYIISVVVTFIAGLLVTRKYLSLYFSAVLAKKLVSYGVKFIFVGVFILLIDVSDRFFLKYIFNEEVVGIYSANYRLASVMSLLIAAFRFSWTPYFLNLEKNPENKKIVSQIFTYIVFIGLFLFLFFSLFTEPIVKISFGKFSLLDIRYQSGLIIIPYVLMAYVFSGLYSALSVAPFYADKTKELLYVSGLGFVINITLNYILIIHFGILGASLSTLFTYFVMMVALYYRAQKIYRIEYELKKIFLLFLFSIILFAFSQLIKGLLSNSVFIIISVLLLIIFLILSKIFKAFDISVVKSILIKNT; the protein is encoded by the coding sequence TTGAGCGGGAAAAACATAAAGGAATTGTTCTCTCAAACAACAATTTATGGGATTGGGCTTCTTGCTAATAAAGCAATATCTTTCGTTCTTCTTCCATTATACACTTTTTATTTTTCACCCTCAGAACTCGGTGCTTACAATATCGTTCAGTCTTTGTGGATGTTCATAATTCTTTTCTATCTCTTCGGTCAGGAAACATCTTTTATCAAACTATTTATCGACGGCAAAAATGAAATCGAAAAGAAAAGTATTTATTCCACTACTTTAATAATGTTGACTGCCTCATCATTGTTGTTTTCGTTAGTTCTTTATCTGCTCTCCGGAAGTATAACGTCCCTGCTCGAATTCGAAGATCCTGTGAAAGGATTGATGTATATCAAGATTCTTTCATTAATACTATTTACGGATGCATTATTTAGGTTCCCTTTGCTGCTTCTTCGTGCTGAGCTTAAAGCCGCTCAATACTTATTCCTGACGCTTCTTTCTCTTGCAGTAAACGTTACATTCAACTTCATTTTTATTATTAGTTATGGCTTAGGTGTTGAAGCTATATTCTACAGTTACATCATATCCGTTGTCGTTACTTTTATAGCAGGGTTACTCGTTACACGAAAATATTTGTCATTATACTTTTCTGCCGTGCTTGCTAAAAAGCTCGTAAGTTACGGAGTGAAGTTTATATTCGTAGGTGTCTTCATTCTTTTAATAGATGTCTCCGACAGGTTCTTTCTTAAATATATTTTCAACGAAGAAGTTGTCGGTATATACAGTGCTAATTACCGCCTCGCTTCTGTAATGTCCCTGCTTATAGCAGCTTTCAGGTTCTCATGGACGCCGTATTTTCTTAATCTTGAAAAGAATCCCGAAAATAAAAAGATTGTTTCTCAGATTTTTACGTATATCGTCTTTATCGGACTTTTCCTTTTTCTTTTCTTCTCTCTTTTTACAGAACCAATCGTGAAAATATCATTCGGTAAGTTCTCACTTCTCGATATCCGCTACCAGTCGGGACTTATTATCATTCCTTATGTTCTAATGGCGTATGTATTCTCAGGATTGTATTCGGCACTCAGCGTAGCTCCTTTCTATGCTGATAAAACCAAAGAACTCCTGTATGTTTCTGGTTTGGGATTTGTTATTAACATCACACTTAATTACATACTGATAATTCATTTCGGTATTTTAGGTGCTTCTCTGTCAACACTGTTTACATATTTTGTCATGATGGTTGCTCTCTACTACCGCGCTCAGAAGATATATAGAATTGAATATGAATTAAAAAAGATTTTTCTTCTTTTCTTATTTTCAATTATTCTTTTTGCTTTTTCTCAATTAATCAAAGGTCTGTTATCAAACTCGGTTTTCATAATAATTTCAGTTTTGCTGTTAATTATTTTTCTTATTTTATCAAAGATATTCAAAGCGTTCGATATAAGTGTTGTAAAATCAATACTTATAAAGAACACCTAA
- a CDS encoding DUF4238 domain-containing protein, giving the protein MVKYKRQHFIPKFYLDNFAINNKIWVFDRIKKEYRIQSIKDTAVIKDYYSLKNDSKNIYQIEEFLSKVESITKLVIDKLINGSTIDDSEKVSLSVFLALLFTRTPEYEKQTNELTSKAFKKFNEVLFPNIESVKARIAHIEKKGNKSLNISAEEFFNSIKDQQVTAKYDRTNMIYMMIHHATGFCYYFHKKEWFISKSLETSEFITSDNPIIKIPTSDQLRDKVRGYGIDTPGVKKVFPLNYCTSLCIADDGSCIGFGNLDSGNIETINKFIAINSDRYIFGRSKEMLHKIVGLTRIDEWVKEERVKVT; this is encoded by the coding sequence ATGGTGAAATATAAGAGACAACATTTCATCCCTAAATTTTATTTAGATAATTTTGCAATTAATAATAAAATATGGGTATTTGATAGAATAAAGAAAGAATATAGAATACAATCAATTAAAGATACTGCTGTAATTAAAGACTATTATTCATTAAAGAATGATAGTAAGAATATTTATCAGATTGAAGAATTTTTAAGCAAAGTTGAAAGTATTACAAAACTTGTAATTGATAAATTAATTAACGGAAGCACTATTGATGATTCTGAAAAAGTTAGCCTTTCTGTTTTTTTAGCATTATTGTTTACAAGAACACCAGAGTATGAAAAACAAACTAACGAGCTTACAAGTAAAGCATTTAAAAAATTCAACGAAGTTCTGTTCCCAAATATTGAGTCAGTAAAAGCTAGAATTGCACATATAGAAAAGAAAGGAAATAAATCTTTAAATATATCCGCCGAAGAATTTTTTAATTCCATCAAAGATCAACAAGTTACCGCTAAATATGATAGGACAAATATGATATATATGATGATACATCATGCTACTGGATTTTGTTACTACTTTCATAAAAAGGAATGGTTCATCTCAAAATCATTAGAAACTTCAGAATTTATAACCAGTGATAACCCCATAATTAAAATACCAACAAGTGATCAATTACGTGACAAAGTTAGAGGTTATGGAATTGATACCCCTGGTGTTAAAAAAGTATTTCCCTTAAATTATTGTACATCGTTATGTATAGCAGATGATGGAAGTTGCATAGGGTTTGGTAATTTAGATAGTGGAAATATTGAAACAATAAATAAATTCATCGCAATAAACTCGGATCGCTACATTTTTGGTAGAAGCAAGGAAATGTTGCATAAAATTGTAGGATTAACTAGAATTGATGAATGGGTTAAAGAAGAACGAGTGAAAGTCACTTGA
- a CDS encoding inorganic pyrophosphatase produces the protein MDTKNIEKFWNEVRPILKAHPWHGVFIGKHSPAILTAYIEIVPTDTLKYELDKQSGYLTIDRPQLYSNVCPTPYGLIPQTYCDERVAEFCCEKTGRKGIKGDGDPLDICVITEKVITHNDILLNAVPIGGLRMIDGNEADDKIIAVMHKDNIFGQWDDISDMPTSLVNRIKHYFLTYKEAPGAEKRICEITHVYGREEAWEVISRSHEDYIAKYSSLNELLMNR, from the coding sequence ATGGACACAAAGAACATTGAGAAATTCTGGAATGAAGTAAGACCAATCTTAAAGGCACACCCCTGGCATGGAGTTTTTATCGGTAAACACTCTCCTGCTATTTTGACTGCATACATTGAAATTGTTCCGACTGATACATTGAAATACGAGCTTGATAAACAAAGCGGATACTTAACGATAGACAGGCCTCAGCTTTATTCAAACGTCTGTCCGACACCGTACGGACTGATTCCGCAGACATATTGCGACGAAAGAGTTGCGGAGTTTTGCTGCGAAAAAACAGGACGCAAAGGAATAAAGGGAGACGGCGACCCGCTTGATATATGCGTCATAACAGAGAAAGTCATCACGCACAACGATATACTTCTGAACGCTGTACCTATAGGCGGTTTGAGGATGATTGACGGGAACGAAGCCGATGACAAGATAATAGCTGTAATGCATAAAGATAATATTTTTGGTCAGTGGGATGATATATCCGATATGCCGACATCTTTGGTTAACAGAATTAAGCATTACTTTTTAACATATAAAGAAGCACCGGGTGCGGAAAAAAGGATTTGCGAAATCACTCATGTTTACGGAAGAGAAGAGGCGTGGGAAGTTATTTCAAGAAGCCACGAAGATTATATTGCTAAGTACAGCAGTTTGAATGAACTGCTGATGAATAGGTAG